One Deinococcota bacterium genomic window carries:
- a CDS encoding LacI family transcriptional regulator, which translates to MTKRNPTMFDVAAAAGVSVATVSRALNGGKIAPVTQRLVEGAVARLGYRRNTLARGLVTGRTGVIGVLIPDVVGPLYAQMARGVEDVLGPLGMHLMMVTDNRDPAQERAAAELLLERRVDGLIIIGSRLAHAALERLVGGVPVVLIQRESAGEAEGAEDGLRLVGLDNRGGAALATEHLLAHGHRRIVHVAALRRDGEARLRSYCERLEAAGLEPHVIQEDGSEEGGYRAGQGLVEGPLQGPGPSAVFCGNDRTALGLYHALKSAGLHVPDDVSVVGFDDLPWTRYLDPPLTTVRQPGRAMGRAAAEGVLAALRGEASPGQLQIPAELVVRASVTTLGAASTGKSLKAPKGGKHSARLS; encoded by the coding sequence GTGACGAAGCGCAACCCCACCATGTTCGACGTTGCCGCCGCCGCCGGCGTTTCCGTCGCCACGGTCTCGCGGGCCCTAAACGGCGGCAAGATCGCCCCCGTCACCCAGCGCTTGGTGGAGGGGGCCGTCGCCCGGCTCGGCTACCGGCGCAACACCCTGGCGCGCGGGCTCGTCACCGGCCGGACCGGGGTGATCGGCGTGCTCATTCCCGACGTGGTGGGGCCGCTCTACGCCCAGATGGCCCGGGGTGTCGAGGACGTGCTGGGGCCCTTGGGCATGCACTTGATGATGGTCACCGACAACCGCGACCCGGCGCAGGAGCGCGCCGCCGCCGAGCTGCTGCTCGAGCGGCGGGTGGACGGCCTGATCATCATCGGCAGCAGGTTGGCGCACGCCGCCCTCGAGCGGCTCGTGGGCGGCGTGCCGGTGGTCCTGATCCAACGAGAGAGCGCAGGAGAGGCTGAAGGCGCCGAGGACGGCCTGCGGCTCGTCGGCCTCGACAACCGCGGCGGCGCCGCCCTGGCCACCGAGCACCTGCTGGCCCACGGGCACCGGCGGATCGTTCACGTCGCCGCCCTCCGGCGCGACGGCGAGGCGCGCCTGCGGAGCTACTGCGAGCGGCTCGAGGCGGCCGGCTTGGAGCCTCACGTCATCCAGGAGGACGGCAGCGAGGAGGGCGGCTACCGCGCCGGGCAGGGGCTCGTGGAGGGGCCCCTGCAGGGGCCCGGGCCGAGCGCCGTCTTCTGCGGCAACGACCGCACCGCGCTGGGGCTCTACCACGCGCTCAAATCGGCTGGGCTGCACGTTCCCGACGACGTCTCCGTGGTGGGCTTCGACGACCTGCCCTGGACGCGCTACTTAGACCCGCCGCTGACCACCGTCCGCCAGCCCGGCCGTGCGATGGGCCGCGCCGCCGCCGAGGGGGTGCTCGCCGCCCTGCGCGGCGAGGCGTCCCCCGGGCAGCTGCAGATCCCCGCCGAACTCGTCGTCCGCGCCTCGGTCACGACGCTGGGGGCAGCGTCCACCGGCAAGTCCCTGAAAGCCCCGAAAGGAGGTAAGCACAGCGCCAGGTTGTCGTAG